The Micromonospora siamensis genome contains the following window.
GGTCGGGTCGGGTGGCGATGCCGATCACCACCAGGATGACCAGGGTGGCGAGCAGGCCCAGGTTGCGCCGGGCGCCCTCGCCGCCGTCCCCGCTCCAGAACGGGATCCGGCCGCCCGCCGGGGCCTTCGTCGCGGCGGTGTGCTCGGCGGCCTCGGTCTGTGCCGGGTCGACCGGCGGCGACTGGGCCGGCAACTGCGTCGCCGTGGGTGTCGTGTCGCTCATGCCGGTGCGCCTTCCATCAGGGACCCCGCCATGACGAGGTCGAGGACGGTGTTCTCGTCGAGTTCGTCGGCCGGGGCCTCGCGGACGAGCCGCCCCTCCCGCATGACCAGCACCCGGTCGGCCAGGCCGAGCACCTCCGGCACCTCGCTGGAGACCAGCAGCACCCCGACGCCCTGCTCGGCCAGCCCCCGGATGACCTGGTAGAGCTCGGCCCGGGCACCCACGTCCACGCCCCGGGTGGGCTCGTCGAGCAGCAGCAGCTTCGTGCCGCCGAGCAGCCAACGCCCGACCACCACCTTCTGCTGGTTGCCGCCGGAGAGGGTGCCCACCCGGCGCTGCACGTCCCGGGGCCGCAGCTCCAGGTCGTCGGCGATCCGGGTGGCCTCGGCGCGTTCCCGGCCGGTGTCGGTGAAGCCGAGGCGGGCGTACCGGCCGAAGGTAGCCAGCGTGACGTTGCGGTAGATCGGCTCGCCGAGCAGCAGCGCCTGACTCTTGCGCTCCTCCGGGGCCATCCCCAGGCCGGCCTTCACCGCCGCGCCGACGCTGCCGGCGCGCAGCGCCCGCCCGGCCATCCGTACCGTGCCGGACTCGGCCCGCCGGGCGCCGTAGATCGTCTCCAGCAGCTCGGAGCGGCCGGAGCCGACCAGCCCGGCGATGCCGACGATCTCGCCGGCCCGCACGGTCAGCGACACGTCGGCGAACTCGCCGGCCCGGGTCAGCCCGTCCACCCGGAGCAGTTCGTCGGCCGCCGGCTCGTCGGTCGTGCGGTCCGGGAAGACGTACTCGATGGTCCGGCCGGTCATCCGGGACACCAGGTCGCGGGTGGGGGTGTCGCGCGCCGGCAGGTTCGCCGCGGTGGTCCGGCCGTCCTTGAGTACGGTGACCCGGTCGCCGATCTCGCGGATCTCCTCCATCCGGTGGGAGATGTAGATGACCGCGATGCCCTGCGCGGTGAGTTCCCGGATGATCCGGAACAGGTTGCCCACCTCGTCGTGGGCGAGCACCGCGCTCGGCTCGTCCATGATGATCAGTCGGGCCTCGTGCGAGAGCGCCCGGGCCATGCTCACCACCTGCTTGCCGGCGGCGGGCAACGCCCGGACCATCCGGCCGGGCGGGATCTCGCCGTGCCCGAGCCGGGCCAGGATCTCCCGGGTACGCCGGGCCATCTGGCCGCGCCGGACGAAGCCGGCCACCTTCGGCTCGTGGCCGAGGAACGCGTTCTCCGCCACCGACAGGTCCTCGACCAGGTCGAGTTCCTGGTAGATGGTGGCGATGCCGGCGCGCATGGCGGCCTGCGGGTTGGCGAAGCTCACCGGCTGGCCGCGCCACTCGACGGTCCCCGAGTCCGGTCGGTGCACCCCGGCAAGCACCTTGATCAGGGTGGACTTGCCGGCGCCGTTCTGGCCGAGCAGGCAGTGCACCTCCCCTGCCCGCACCTCCAGCTGCACCCCGTCCAGCGCCCGTACGCCGGGGAAGGTCTTGACCACGTCGGTGAGGCGCAGCACCACCTCGCCCGGGACGGCGTCGGCGGGCTTGTCGGATGCGCTCATGATGCCTCCCCGAAGGCGACGTCGCTGGCGAGGACGGCGGCGCCGGCCACCCCGGCCCGGCCGCCCAGTTCGGAGAGGACCACCGGCAGGTTTCCGGTGGCCAGCGGCAGCGAGCGCCGGTACACCACACTGCGAATCTCGGCGAGCAGGATGTGCCCGAGCTGGGCCAGCCCGCCACCGATCACGATCATCGACGGGTTGGTGAAGCTGACCAGGCCGGCCAGCACGCCGCCGACCCGCCGGCCGCCGTCGCGGATCAGCTGGATGCAGGTCACGTCGCCCTCGCCGGCGCCCTCGGCGACGTCCAGGGCGGTCAGCCCGTTCCGCCCGGCCAGCCGCTCGGCCAGCGCCGGGGAGAGGCCGCTGCGCGCGGCGGCGGTCGCCTCGCGGGCCAGGGCCGCGCCGCTGAACAGCGCCTCCAGGCAGCCGATGTTGCCGCACGAGCACATCGGACCGTTGGCGTCGACCTGGATGTGGCCGATGTCCCCGGCGCAGCCATCGGTGCCCCGGTAGACCTCGCCGCTGAGGTAGATGCCGCAGCCGATGCCGGTGCCGATCTTCACGAAGAGGAAGTCGTCCACCGAGTGGGCCACGCCGCCGTGCCGCTCGCCGATGGCCATGATGTTGACGTCGTTGTCGACCACAGCCGGGCAGCCGTGCTCCCGGGTGAGCAGCTCACGCACCGGGAACCGGTCCCAGCCCGGCATGATCGGCGGGGAGACCGGCACCCCGTCGCGGAAGCTCA
Protein-coding sequences here:
- a CDS encoding sugar ABC transporter ATP-binding protein, which encodes MSASDKPADAVPGEVVLRLTDVVKTFPGVRALDGVQLEVRAGEVHCLLGQNGAGKSTLIKVLAGVHRPDSGTVEWRGQPVSFANPQAAMRAGIATIYQELDLVEDLSVAENAFLGHEPKVAGFVRRGQMARRTREILARLGHGEIPPGRMVRALPAAGKQVVSMARALSHEARLIIMDEPSAVLAHDEVGNLFRIIRELTAQGIAVIYISHRMEEIREIGDRVTVLKDGRTTAANLPARDTPTRDLVSRMTGRTIEYVFPDRTTDEPAADELLRVDGLTRAGEFADVSLTVRAGEIVGIAGLVGSGRSELLETIYGARRAESGTVRMAGRALRAGSVGAAVKAGLGMAPEERKSQALLLGEPIYRNVTLATFGRYARLGFTDTGRERAEATRIADDLELRPRDVQRRVGTLSGGNQQKVVVGRWLLGGTKLLLLDEPTRGVDVGARAELYQVIRGLAEQGVGVLLVSSEVPEVLGLADRVLVMREGRLVREAPADELDENTVLDLVMAGSLMEGAPA
- a CDS encoding ROK family protein, yielding MRTEDPLHVRLLRLLRDEGAVSRAELGDRLQMPRPRLLAELERLVSLGYVAEAGLAASRGGRRSTLVELSPHLRFAAVDLGASSIDVEVVNGRLEPIAAYAEPADIRSGPKVTLQRVNDLLHKAKVDGAYERLDAVGIGVPGPVSFRDGVPVSPPIMPGWDRFPVRELLTREHGCPAVVDNDVNIMAIGERHGGVAHSVDDFLFVKIGTGIGCGIYLSGEVYRGTDGCAGDIGHIQVDANGPMCSCGNIGCLEALFSGAALAREATAAARSGLSPALAERLAGRNGLTALDVAEGAGEGDVTCIQLIRDGGRRVGGVLAGLVSFTNPSMIVIGGGLAQLGHILLAEIRSVVYRRSLPLATGNLPVVLSELGGRAGVAGAAVLASDVAFGEAS